A single window of Intrasporangium calvum DSM 43043 DNA harbors:
- the radA gene encoding DNA repair protein RadA — translation MATKSTSRQSPRFRCAECGWTTAKWVGRCGECQAWGTVAETAGGTAPRTVPAQVLRPATPIAEVDLTSAAARPTGVAEFDRVLGGGLVPGAVVLVAGEPGIGKSTLLLDVAARAARQGAQTLYVSGEESAAQVRARADRIDALADRLYLAAETDLATVLGHVEASSPQLLVVDSVQTIASADVEGQAGNVSQVREVAASLIRMAKDRGMSVLLVGHVTKDGSIAGPRVLEHLVDVVVQFEGDRHSRLRLVRAVKNRYGPTDEVGCFDLSETGIIGLPDPSGLFLSHRLTAVAGTCVTVTLEGRRPLVTEVQALVAPSTLPSPRRTSSGLDASRLAMVIAVLDKRAGAPVGAQDIFAATVGGVRVTEPAADLALVCALASSVLDRPLPVDAIAIGEVGLAGEVRRATGIGRRLTEAARLGFRHAVVPRGSRDDSPMPDGINVIEVSNVAEAIETMRRLAVAQPTPALARDTA, via the coding sequence ATGGCCACCAAGTCGACGAGCCGTCAGTCACCTCGCTTCCGATGCGCGGAATGCGGCTGGACGACCGCCAAGTGGGTCGGTCGGTGCGGCGAGTGCCAGGCGTGGGGGACGGTGGCCGAGACGGCAGGCGGGACGGCGCCGCGCACCGTCCCGGCTCAGGTGCTGCGACCGGCCACGCCCATCGCGGAGGTGGACCTGACGAGCGCGGCCGCCCGCCCGACCGGCGTTGCGGAGTTCGACCGGGTTCTCGGCGGCGGCCTCGTCCCCGGCGCGGTCGTCCTCGTGGCTGGGGAGCCCGGCATCGGCAAGTCCACCCTCCTGCTCGACGTGGCGGCGCGCGCGGCGCGGCAGGGTGCTCAGACGCTCTACGTCAGCGGTGAGGAGAGCGCCGCGCAGGTCCGAGCCCGAGCCGACCGGATCGACGCCCTTGCCGACCGGCTCTACCTCGCCGCCGAGACCGACCTCGCGACCGTCCTCGGCCACGTCGAGGCGAGCTCACCCCAGCTGCTCGTCGTGGACTCGGTCCAGACGATCGCCAGCGCGGACGTCGAGGGGCAGGCCGGCAACGTCTCCCAGGTCCGTGAGGTGGCCGCGAGCCTCATCCGGATGGCCAAGGACCGCGGGATGTCGGTGCTGCTCGTCGGGCACGTCACGAAGGACGGATCGATCGCGGGCCCGAGGGTGCTGGAGCACCTCGTCGACGTCGTCGTGCAGTTCGAGGGCGACCGCCATTCGCGGCTGCGGCTCGTGCGCGCGGTGAAGAACCGCTACGGGCCCACGGACGAGGTCGGGTGCTTCGACCTCTCCGAGACGGGGATCATCGGTCTGCCCGACCCGAGCGGGCTCTTCCTGTCCCACCGCCTCACCGCGGTCGCCGGCACGTGCGTCACCGTCACGCTCGAGGGTCGTCGTCCGCTCGTCACCGAGGTCCAGGCCCTCGTCGCTCCCTCGACCCTCCCCTCGCCGCGGCGGACGTCGAGCGGTCTGGATGCCTCCCGGCTGGCCATGGTGATCGCCGTCCTCGACAAGCGAGCCGGTGCACCCGTCGGCGCGCAGGACATCTTCGCCGCCACGGTCGGTGGGGTGCGCGTGACGGAGCCGGCAGCCGACTTGGCGCTGGTCTGCGCCCTCGCCTCGTCGGTGCTCGACCGGCCACTGCCCGTCGACGCGATCGCCATCGGTGAGGTCGGGCTCGCCGGGGAGGTCCGCAGGGCAACGGGAATCGGTCGCCGGCTCACTGAAGCGGCTCGGCTGGGATTTCGGCACGCCGTCGTCCCACGAGGGAGCCGGGACGACTCACCGATGCCTGATGGGATCAACGTCATCGAGGTGAGCAACGTCGCCGAGGCGATCGAGACCATGCGCCGCCTCGCCGTCGCGCAGCCGACGCCCGCATTGGCGCGCGACACCGCCTAG
- the disA gene encoding DNA integrity scanning diadenylate cyclase DisA yields the protein MDRNDDELLLRAALAAVAPGTELRDGLERILRGRTGALIVLGFDRVVDAICTGGFQLDVEFSATRVRELCKMDGAVVLDREGTRILRAATQLVPDSSIETSESGTRHRTAERVAKQTGFPVISVSQSMGVVALYVRNKRHVVEGSPTTLSRADQALQTLERYKSRLDEVTGTLSALEIEDLVTIRDVTSVLQRLEMVRRISAEIQDYVVELGTDGRLLSLQLEELIGGLGNDRELVIRDYLPSTKSDLTAEDALANLEALNSVELLDLSAGARAVGFSIVGDSLDAPVSPQGYRLLTKVPRLPTAIVERLVNHFESLQRLLAAGIEDLMLVDGVGEGRARAVREGLSRLAESSILERYV from the coding sequence ATGGACAGGAACGACGACGAGCTGCTGCTCCGCGCGGCCCTCGCCGCGGTCGCTCCCGGCACGGAGCTGCGCGACGGGTTGGAGCGGATCCTCCGCGGCCGGACCGGCGCCCTCATCGTGCTCGGCTTCGACCGGGTCGTCGACGCGATCTGCACCGGAGGGTTCCAGCTCGACGTGGAGTTCTCCGCGACCCGGGTGCGCGAGCTGTGCAAGATGGACGGCGCGGTCGTGCTCGACCGCGAGGGCACCCGCATCCTGCGCGCGGCGACCCAGCTCGTGCCCGACTCGAGCATCGAGACCTCCGAGTCGGGAACGCGGCACCGGACCGCCGAGCGCGTGGCGAAGCAGACCGGCTTCCCCGTCATCTCGGTGAGCCAGTCGATGGGCGTCGTGGCGCTCTACGTGCGCAACAAACGCCACGTCGTCGAGGGCTCTCCGACGACCTTGTCGCGTGCGGACCAGGCCCTGCAGACCCTCGAGCGCTACAAGTCCAGACTGGACGAGGTGACCGGCACCCTGTCCGCGCTCGAGATCGAGGACCTCGTCACGATCCGCGACGTGACGTCGGTGCTCCAGCGGCTGGAGATGGTCCGGCGCATCTCAGCCGAGATCCAGGACTACGTCGTCGAGCTCGGGACTGACGGTCGGCTGCTCAGCCTCCAGCTCGAGGAGCTCATCGGGGGACTGGGCAATGACCGCGAGCTGGTCATCCGCGACTACCTCCCCTCGACGAAGTCCGACCTCACCGCCGAGGACGCTCTCGCCAACCTCGAGGCCCTCAACTCCGTCGAGCTGCTCGACCTCTCCGCGGGAGCCCGGGCGGTCGGCTTCTCCATCGTCGGCGACAGCCTCGACGCACCGGTCAGCCCGCAGGGCTACCGCCTGCTCACCAAGGTGCCGCGCCTGCCCACCGCGATCGTCGAGCGCCTCGTCAACCACTTCGAGTCGCTCCAGCGGCTCCTCGCCGCCGGGATCGAGGACCTCATGCTCGTCGACGGCGTCGGTGAGGGCCGGGCTCGCGCCGTCCGCGAGGGTCTCTCCCGCCTCGCGGAGTCGTCGATCCTCGAGCGGTACGTCTGA